AGAGCGGAGAAGGTAGTATTTGCTGAGCCCCGTCAGCTCGCCAAGTTCATCTAGGGTAATATTCTCCATGTAATGCTTTTCTAAGAACTCACAGATTGTTTTTACTTCGACACTTTGCACGGTGTTTTCGAGATCTACGGTCTGTTCCGTGTATTCTTCTATCAATTGTTTTAAAAGAAAAAAGAAGATTTCTTCTTTTCTAAAATCTTTTTCTTCCGTCATCATCATTTGATGTAATTCTCGGAGGTCAGAAACCAATTCACTACGAAAAACTACTGGTGGTGTAAAATAGGGTAAGTGCTCTTTTCCCGTTATTTCAAAAATTGTCTTGCTCATAATTTCTGATTGGATGTTGATACAGCGATAATCCAGTCTGCTGTTGTCGAGTTGTTCACAAGTATGGTTATCCCGGGGATTAAATAGCAATAAATCGCCTGGCTCTATGGTGTACTCTTTATTCTTACAGGACAAAAGACGTTGACCCTTTTCAACAAAGCCAATTACGTAATATTCATGAAAATGATTGGGGAATTTCTGCATAATTCCCTGAAAGTGATAGGCTTCTACTTTCAATTCAGCATCATACTTTACCGTTCTTATCTCTTGTTTCACGAACTTGTCCTCCTTTCCTGAGGCTTTGATACTTAGTGTACCACAAGAGGCTATAACATTCTTGTATGATATTGCCTTTCATTTTAAAAGTTTAGTTACTTATATGGCTGTTTCTTGGTCGTCCATCCGTCGGTGGCGTATCTCTTAAATAGAGGAGCTCTTGTGAGTGTTTTGTGAGGAAAGCCAGGTACAATAAGACAGGGTATACTAGGCAAGGAATTTATTGCTGAAAAGTATACACAGGAAATATGAATAAAAGAAGAAGGAGGAAATGAACATGAGAAGAAGAGAAAGAAACCCAGCAGCACCCATTGCCTTTACCCTTGTACTGCTGTTGTTGTTCTCTCT
The genomic region above belongs to Aminipila butyrica and contains:
- a CDS encoding AraC family ligand binding domain-containing protein, whose protein sequence is MKQEIRTVKYDAELKVEAYHFQGIMQKFPNHFHEYYVIGFVEKGQRLLSCKNKEYTIEPGDLLLFNPRDNHTCEQLDNSRLDYRCINIQSEIMSKTIFEITGKEHLPYFTPPVVFRSELVSDLRELHQMMMTEEKDFRKEEIFFFLLKQLIEEYTEQTVDLENTVQSVEVKTICEFLEKHYMENITLDELGELTGLSKYYLLRSFTKQKGISPYSYLETIRIDKAKKMLERGILPIDVALQTGFADQSHFSNFFKKFIGLTPKQYMNIFKDTHH